In Brettanomyces bruxellensis chromosome 8, complete sequence, a genomic segment contains:
- a CDS encoding uncharacterized protein (BUSCO:EOG09263Y3L), whose amino-acid sequence MFSRLYTKSELIKLTKQIIPPLLPSYYKGQCGKIAIIGGCEDYTGAPFFSAHAAATLGCDLTHVICERSAATVIKSYSPDLMVHPYLKDSNALEQYMITTGKKLDRLNERSFQAEYVKEKVMPKVITILDRIQAVVVGPGFGRDPVMLLTLEFILDEIKARHLPVILDADALYLVSQKPNVIRGYSNAILTPNIVEYRRICKAVNIKDADNTKEVHLLSKAMNVTVLQKGNKDLIVCGDDEIVNDEAGSCKRVGGQGDSLTGLISTFLAWGYSAYKDKIWPEAKRSTPQFTNEQIRMLACYGGALLTKKSAGKAFTKYGRSMQTSDLHKYILESYNEVFGI is encoded by the coding sequence TATTACAAAGGCCAATGTGGTAAGATAGCCATTATTGGAGGATGCGAAGATTATACAGGTGCACCATTCTTTTCAGCACATGCTGCAGCTACTTTGGGCTGTGATCTCACACATGTCATATGTGAGCGTTCTGCAGCAACTGTTATCAAGAGTTATTCACCTGATTTAATGGTTCATCCATATCTGAAAGACAGCAATGCTTTAGAGCAATATATGATTACAACAGGAAAGAAACTCGACAGGTTGAATGAGAGGAGTTTCCAGGCTGAATACGTCAAGGAGAAGGTGATGCCAAAAGTGATTACGATTCTTGACAGGATTCAggctgttgttgttggtCCTGGATTTGGTAGAGACCCTGTTATGCTTCTCACACTGGAATTCATACTTGATGAAATTAAGGCCCGGCATCTCCCGGTTATTCTAGATGCGGATGCCTTGTATCTTGTTTCCCAGAAGCCCAATGTGATTAGAGGATACTCGAATGCAATTCTCACGCCTAACATTGTCGAATACAGGCGTATTTGCAAAGCCGTTAACATTAAAGATGCCGATAACACTAAGGAGGTGCATCTTTTAAGCAAAGCAATGAATGTCACCGTTTTGCAAAAGGGAAACAAGGATCTCATAGTTTGCGGAGACGACGAAATTGTCAATGATGAGGCTGGATCGTGTAAAAGAGTTGGAGGTCAAGGTGACTCTTTGACAGGCTTGATTTCTACATTTTTGGCCTGGGGATACTCTGCTTACAAGGACAAAATCTGGCCCGAGGCTAAAAGGAGCACTCCCCAGTTCACCAATGAACAAATAAGAATGCTCGCATGCTATGGAGGGGCACTATTGACGAAAAAAAGTGCCGGAAAGGCGTTTACTAAGTATGGAAGGTCGATGCAAACATCAGACTTACACAAATACATCCTGGAGTCGTACAACGAGGTGTTTGGCATTTAA